The window TTGATTTAATATGTTTACAACTTTGTTCTGTAAAAACTTATATATTGAAAGTTTTGACCTGTCCTTAGTAAGCTTCCATCCTATCACTAAATTATTCACTGAAGGAGTTTCAGCTGCAACTGCAAGCATATCACTTAGTCCTATCCCCTCTCCTTTAATTGTATCAACTATTGTCCACCCTTTACTTGTATATTTTAAAATAGCCACATATATATTATTACCTAGTTTATATCCTACACATATTTCTACAACCCCGTCTTTATCTAAATCCGCTACAATAATTGCTGGTGTACTATAATAATCTTCAATTTTTAAAATTTTAGCTCCACTAGGAAGTATCTTTTGTAGGTTATCAATTATCTCTAGTTGGTTTTCCATCTTTTCTCCTTTAAAATACTAACTACAAAAATATATATGCAACATTGCAAAAATATATTTCATTTATAAAGTTATTTTACATTTAGCCTTTAACTCTTACCAATACTATGAGAATAGGTTCTTTAGAAATTTGATAAACAATTTAAAAGTTGTATAATTATTAGTGGACCTAAATTCCCTATGCTTTAAGATGTCTGTTTATATAAAATTACAGTTTAAGGAGGTCTCAATGAAAAGTTTTTCATTTAACATTAAAAAAAATGATTTTATAAATGGATTAAAAAAATCACTTCCAATTTCCCTTGGATACTTTCCCGTTAGTTTCACCTTTGGAGTTATGGCAAGTAACCTTGGTCTTAGTCCTTTAATTGCAACATTTATATCATTAACAAACTATACTTCAGCTGGACAATTTGCAGGTACTAATCTTATAGTTACAGGAGCATCTTTTATAGAAATAGGAGTAACTGTTTTTTTAATTAATCTTAGGTATATGCTAATGAGTTTCTCACTTTCACAAAAGATTGTAAAAGTGCCTATAGTAAAGAAACTTACTATGGCATTTACTATTACAGATGAAACATATGCCCTAATGGCATTAGAGGATAAAAAGGTCTCATTTAATCATGCTATGGGTATAATGATAGGTCCCTTTATAGCTTGGTTCATAGGAACACTATGTGGAGCTATCTCATCTAGCTTCTTATCAAGTAGTATGCAAGATGCTATGGGAATAGCTTTATATGCTATGTTCCTTGCAATAATTATACCTCCAGCAAGAAAATTCAGAGCCATACTTGTAATTATATTAATTGCCGCTACTATTAGCTGCTTATTTTTTTACCTACCTATTTTAAATAAGGTTTCCACTGGATTTGTTATTATTATTGCTACGGTAATATCATGTGCTATAGGAGCAAAATTCTTACCAATGGAGGAATACATAAATGGATAGAATTATTATTTCAGTATTAATTATGGCATTTGTATCATACTTGCCTAGAGTTATTCCGCTACTTTTCATGAAAAAAGATATTGAATCAAAATTTCTTCAATCCTTTTTATTTTATATGCCATATGCTGTACTAGGAGCAATGTGCTTTCCTTCCATAATATATTCAACTGGTAATGTGACAATCGCAGTCATCGGAACATTTGCTGCATTAGTACTAGCATTCTTAAATCAAGGACTACTAAAAACCTCAATATTTACAGTTGTCTTTGTTTATATATGTGGACTTTTTATTTAATTATAAACAGAATACCTGAATGAAACATACTTTTAAATGCAAGTTAGATATGCATAAAAGAGAGGTTAGTATAAATTACACTATACTAACCTCTCTTTTAAAAATCATTTAATCTATTAAGATTAAAATATTCCTTAACAGAGTTATATCCTAAAGAGTATAAATGGTCTTTAAACTCATTCAACTTATAAAACTCTGTGGATTTTATTAATTGATCATTTTCAATGGATATAATCTTAAGCTTGTCCTTGTCTCGAACATAAACAATTCTATTATCGTTAAGTGGTGTATTCAAAACATCTATAGCATAAGAAAATATATCATGCCTACCCTGTGATGTATAACTTGGCTTTTCATCTATTTTAATAGCATATGTTAAATTTCTTTCTTCATTTTCTACATCAAATACCCAAATAGGAAAATTGCTCAAAAGTCCTCCATCTACTATAAAGCTTAAACTATCCCCATCACCTAAAATAGTAGGTGTAAAAAACAGGGGAATTGCACAACTCATACTAACAGCCTTGGCTATCTTAAAGTTATCTGGATTGATTCCATAGCGTGGAAGATCATCTGGCATAATAACAAGCCTTCTATTTGTAACATCAGCAGCTATAACTATAAGACTCTTTTTTCCTTTACTCTCTACATCCTTAAATGTACTTATACCCTTTCTCTTTAAAAGTTCCTCTACAAATTTTTCTATAATTATATTATTAAATACACCTTTTTGTAGGAATATATTAAGTGCCCTATATGGTGGTATCTTATTCCCGAGTCCAGTGGACTTTAAAAATCTATTAAATTCTTCTCCAAAAAATATATTTTCCATTTCACTTGGAGTATACCCAGCTATAATAAGAGAGGCCATGAGAGATCCTATAGATGTGCCTGCACATCTTTTAACTTTAATATCTTCTTCTAACAATGCCTTATAAGCTCCTATATAAGTAACTCCTAGAACTCCTCCGCCTTCAAGAACTAGGTTAACTTTCATTTTATCACCTTAACATTTTTATATAATAATTTATATGATAAGTTAAAGTGATTAATTCTTTATTACTAGCTATATAGTTATGGTTTTTGTAGAATCATATATAACCCTAAAAGTTAGCCTCCTAGGGTTATATCCTGAGTATTGTACCATTCAATAGCCCTCCTTACATGTTCCTCAGTAAAGTCAGGCCAATATTCATCTAAAACAAAAAAGTCAGCGTAAATAGATTGAACAGGTAAAAATCCACTTAGCCTTCTCCTTCCACCCCACCTAATAATAAGGTCAAGTCTCGATACATCACTAGATTGAATAGCACCATGAATGTTATTCTTATTAACTGCTTCTTTTCCCGCAATATTAGTTAAGTCCCAGTACCAACCATAATTAACGAGTATATTAGCTCTTATCTCTCCCTCTTTCCCCTTATGTCTTTTAGTGTAATCCATAAGCTCCTTAGGAAATAAAGGAGTAGATGTATTGCCAACTACTAAAACATGTGCACCTTCTTCTACAAGCATACGTGTAGCCTCAACACATGCCTTAATAAAAGCCTCTTTCTGGGAAGCAGGTCTTCTTGTATTATCCGTTGTAAAGCCATAAAAGGTAACCTCTTTAACACCTGCATCTCTACAGCTCCTATATGCTCTTATTCCTGGGTCTAATCCATGTTCATATCCTTTATCCTTTGTATATCCTTGATTAGTAGCCCATCGTCTATTGCCATCTGGAATGATCCCTATATGTGAAGGTATTCTCATATTTATCACCTCTTTAAATGTGATTATAGCCAATACCTATACACTCTATTCTTATTTATAGTAAGATTTTTAGTTAAACTTAAAGAAACTACAGTAGTGTAGCTATCTGCACCACTGTAGTAATATTTAAATGCATAAATTCAATTAGTGTACTTCTACATTATGAATTGAATATTCTATTCTGTCATAATGTTCTCCATCAAGAACAAAAGTAGTTTTACTTCCTTCCTTTTTAACATCAACAGGTTTATAATTCTCAGTTGCATATTTAGTAGCATCACTTAAAATGTTTGCTGCAATACTTTTATCATAACTAGCGCCTATAAATTCTTCTACTACTTCAGGTTTATTATTTGATAATACCTTTAATTCAGATACTACAAATATTTCTCCTTTTCCTCTCTTAGCAAGTTCTTCATAAAATTTCACTCTGTTATTTGACATAAAATCTACCAGTCCTTTCTGTTATATCTTGAGCTATAATCATGATTTAAATCTTATTTTGATATAAATTAATTAATTTCTCATTTAAGACAATATTATTATTCCCCTCTACTCACAATTTATCTATATATACATTAATTAATCCCTTGAATTTAGCACATTTTTTAGAATCTTATCCCTTATATTTAAATCTTGTTTTATCAATAGTTAATGCTATTATATTAATAAACAAAACATAACATTATAAAAGAAAAGGAGACATCAAATGCAAAAACTTTTAAGTAAGCTTAGGCAAGCTATAAATGATTATGCACTTATACAGTCAGGAGATAAAATTGCAGTTGGACTGTCAGGTGGAAAAGATAGTCTAACTCTTCTTAGACTTTTGAGAGAATATAAAAACTTTTCACCTGAAAAATTTGATTTAATAGCTATAACATTAAATCCTGGCTCAGGGGCAGATTTTTCCCCTTTACATGATTTTTGTAAAAGTATTGATGTAGAGTTCCATGAAATACCTACAGATATAAAGGAGATAGTTTTTGATATTAGAAAAGAAAAAAATCCATGTTCACTATGTGCAAAACTTAGACGTGGAGCATTAAATGATTATGCTAAAAAATTTAACTGTAATAAAATTGCACTTGGTCACCATAAGGATGATGCCATAGAGACACTTCTACTTTCTATGTTTTATGAAGGTAGAGTTAGCTGTTTTTCACCGAAAACAAGGCTAGAAAAGGCAGATATCACCCTTATTCGCCCTATGATCTATCTTGAGGAATATCAAACAAGAAAGTTCTGTAGAGATAACTCCCTACCTATAATTGAAAATCCATGCCCTGCTAATGGACATACTAAAAGAGAAGATATAAAAAATACTATAAAGATGCTTGGAAAAGACATTCCATCAATTAAAAAGAATCTATTTGGCTCACTAACAAACTCAGATCAGCTTTTTATATGGGATAAGGAAAAGA of the Clostridium cylindrosporum DSM 605 genome contains:
- a CDS encoding tRNA 2-thiocytidine biosynthesis TtcA family protein, producing MQKLLSKLRQAINDYALIQSGDKIAVGLSGGKDSLTLLRLLREYKNFSPEKFDLIAITLNPGSGADFSPLHDFCKSIDVEFHEIPTDIKEIVFDIRKEKNPCSLCAKLRRGALNDYAKKFNCNKIALGHHKDDAIETLLLSMFYEGRVSCFSPKTRLEKADITLIRPMIYLEEYQTRKFCRDNSLPIIENPCPANGHTKREDIKNTIKMLGKDIPSIKKNLFGSLTNSDQLFIWDKEKIKKH
- a CDS encoding AzlC family ABC transporter permease; translated protein: MKSFSFNIKKNDFINGLKKSLPISLGYFPVSFTFGVMASNLGLSPLIATFISLTNYTSAGQFAGTNLIVTGASFIEIGVTVFLINLRYMLMSFSLSQKIVKVPIVKKLTMAFTITDETYALMALEDKKVSFNHAMGIMIGPFIAWFIGTLCGAISSSFLSSSMQDAMGIALYAMFLAIIIPPARKFRAILVIILIAATISCLFFYLPILNKVSTGFVIIIATVISCAIGAKFLPMEEYING
- a CDS encoding AzlD domain-containing protein; amino-acid sequence: MDRIIISVLIMAFVSYLPRVIPLLFMKKDIESKFLQSFLFYMPYAVLGAMCFPSIIYSTGNVTIAVIGTFAALVLAFLNQGLLKTSIFTVVFVYICGLFI
- the uppS gene encoding polyprenyl diphosphate synthase: MRIPSHIGIIPDGNRRWATNQGYTKDKGYEHGLDPGIRAYRSCRDAGVKEVTFYGFTTDNTRRPASQKEAFIKACVEATRMLVEEGAHVLVVGNTSTPLFPKELMDYTKRHKGKEGEIRANILVNYGWYWDLTNIAGKEAVNKNNIHGAIQSSDVSRLDLIIRWGGRRRLSGFLPVQSIYADFFVLDEYWPDFTEEHVRRAIEWYNTQDITLGG
- a CDS encoding patatin-like phospholipase family protein, which produces MKVNLVLEGGGVLGVTYIGAYKALLEEDIKVKRCAGTSIGSLMASLIIAGYTPSEMENIFFGEEFNRFLKSTGLGNKIPPYRALNIFLQKGVFNNIIIEKFVEELLKRKGISTFKDVESKGKKSLIVIAADVTNRRLVIMPDDLPRYGINPDNFKIAKAVSMSCAIPLFFTPTILGDGDSLSFIVDGGLLSNFPIWVFDVENEERNLTYAIKIDEKPSYTSQGRHDIFSYAIDVLNTPLNDNRIVYVRDKDKLKIISIENDQLIKSTEFYKLNEFKDHLYSLGYNSVKEYFNLNRLNDF